TGGTCATGTGATGATCTTTGTACCCACCgtttcaatttctcttttgGATTAATATTGTTATTGCTGTCattgtttttgtatattaattCCATAATCCATATATGGTGTGTagctttcttttcctttctttttttgggttctaTGTGTACACTCTTTTAATATCattgtaatatttgtttttcttcttcttcttcttccaaaagactaattaattaatgttgaGAAATATCTTatgttttcaaattaatttgtatCTACGTACGGTTCGCAATTGTGAGAAGAAGGCTTAGAATGCGGATCAAGTTACGTTGTAGCTAATtagaaaaccaagaaaacaattttgtttataacaaaaatagatAGAGAGAATAGCCTGAGAGACAAAGATTCCGAGCTTCCCTCTTTGACCTTGGAAATCCCAAAAGCAGGGGCTCAATGTATAatgaaagttttaatatttCGTGTTGGTGaaacaatcaaaacaagtgAAATTAAAATGAAGTCAAGAACACGATACTTGATAGCGATTCTACTTGTAATTTCACTCTGTTTGGAGGCAAGCCATGGCAGAGGAGAATATGACGATAAGGatgaggaaaagaagaaaggagtATCATACGACGAAACTTCATTGATCATAAATGGGAAAAGGGAGCTTCTTTTCTCTGGCTCTGTTCATTACCCTCGAAGCACACCTGaggtatttaattaattaagaacttcttctactttgtttttgtttagtatACATATATTACCCCAATCAACCAAGAATCAAGAATCTAGAAGATGATTTTATCTCATACTTCTGGTTTTCTGTTGCAGATGTGGCCTAGTATAATCGACAAAGCTAAGGCTGGGGGTCTTAACACCATCCAAACTTATGTTTTCTGGAATGTGCATGAGCCTGAACAGGGCAAGGTATAAATGTATATCATCTTTAGGTTATCTTTAATTaattcctttttcctttttcttttcttttgctgatGTCATCATTTGCCTTAAATTggtttatatatgtatgtatattgtGTTTCAGTATGATTTCAGTGGGAGGTTCGACTTGGTGAAATTCATTAAACTAATCCACGAGAAAGGTCTCTACGTCACCCTGAGGCTCGGACCCTTTATCCAAGCCGAATGGAGCCACGGGTAAGAAAGATTCAAATCCTAAGAATGAGGTATGTATGCTTCCTtcttaaaagaaattaatgctAACTTAACTCATATTCCAGAGGGCTACCGTACTGGCTACGCGAAGTCCCAGAGGTTTACTTCCGTACGGATAATGAACCTTTCAAGGTATTTCTAAGCACTAGTTTTGCAGTAATCCTTTAATTAGCTAGCTGTGTCACAAAAACTGATTAGTAGACCCAATCGATAAATGAAGGAGCACACAGAGAGATAtgtgaggaaaatacttgggaTGATGAAAGAAGAGAAGCTGTTCGCTTCACAGGGAGGTCCCATCGTCTTGGGACAGgtatatagatatagtataCACACAATGATTCATCCATCTGAAAGCATAAACATTGAAATCTCTAAgcatacataaaaaataaatgacagATAGAGAATGAGTATAACGCGGTTCAGCTAGCCTACAAGGAGAATggagaaagatatataaaatggGCAGCGAATTTGGTGGAGTCAATGAAACTGGGAATCCCCTGGGTTATGTGCAAACAAAACGATGCTCCTGACAATGTCATTAATGCTTGTAATGGAAGGCACTGCGGAGATACTTTCAAGGGACCAAACCGACACGATAAGCCTTCCTTATGGACCGAGAATTGGACTACTCAGTACGTATGCTCTACCTAAACATCAAACTCTCATCAGTACACAAAACTAGCTACAATCttacttggttttttttttttttttaattcttaggTTTCGAGTTTTTGGGGATCCTCCAACACATAGAACAGTCGAAGATATTGCATTCTCAGTCGCTAGATACTTCTCTAAGAACGGATCTCATGTCAACTACTACATGGTACGtttaaatcatcatatatatgatatgcGTCCGTCATGTTTACACTTTACAATAGATTGAGCTCTGTTTCTGTTTGTGCAGTACCATGGTGGAACAAACTTCGGACGCACGTCTGCTCACTTCGTTACCACTCGTTACTATGACGATGCACCACTCGACGAATACGGTAGATCCAACCCCCAAAAgatctaaattctaaaccgtTCCCGATTTCAATCGTAATCAAAAGctgttggtttatttttttaggttttgagaaAGAACCAAAATACGGTCACCTGAGACATGTGCACAGAGCTCTTAGATTGTGCAAGAAGGCACTTTTCTGGGGTCAACTTCGCGTCCAGAAACTTGGTCCCGACACCGAGGTTACCTGAACCAAATCATCTGTATCCGGTTTGGGTAAACCAGAGCTCAACGATCCAAGTTTTGGTTTTGCAGGTTAGGTACCATGAGCAGCCAGGGACAAAAGTGTGTGCGGCTTTCTTATCGAACAATAACACAAGAGAAACCAATACGATTAAATTCAATGGTCAAGATTACGTGTTACCCTCTCGTTCTATCAGCATCTTACCTGATTGTAAAACCGTCGTCTACAATACTGCACAAGTAAGTCGAAAGAACCGGttcgatttttttggtttgaagaaAACTAGAAtgttaatttgaatttttatttatttatccgCCGCGTATTGTTCTGAAACAGATTGTGGCGCAACACAGCTGGAGAAACTTTGTCAAGTCAGAGAAGACGACGAGCGAAGGTCTCAAGTTTGAGATGTTTCATGAAAATATTCCTTCCAGACTAGGCGGTGATTCCCTGATTCCGGGGGAGCTCTATTACTTAACTAAGGACAAAACAGATTATGCTTGGTATACCACAAGGTAACTTCCTTCACAAGCaacacttctttttttcttattgggTCTCTCTACCTTATTATATAGAGTTGATTTCATGGCTACAGcataaagattgaagaagatgacttACCAAACAAAAAGGGTTCAAAGACAATACTGAGAGTAGCGAGTCTTGGCCACGCACTGATCGTTTACGTTAATGGAGAATACGCAGGTAATTTAAGGCAAGGCCGGGGGTATGTATTACAAGACACAAACAGAGAGTTCTTTTTTTGATATACATTTGCTGTTGTTATTTGTAGGGAATGCTCATGGAAGCCATGAAATGAAGAGCTTCGTGTTTGAAAAACCGGTTAACTTAAAAACCGGAGATAATCACATTTCAATCTTGGGTGTACTAACAGGATTACCAGTGAGTTAGATATAGTACTCAAGATCGTGATTTTTATATGTTGTCACGCAAAACAAGATACTAAATATTTGTTATGATCTTTCAGGACAGTGGATCATACATGGAGCACAGGTATGCCGGTCCACGTGCAGTTTCAATCATCGGTTTAAAGTCGGGAACGCGAGATTTGACCGAGAACAATGAATGGGGACATTTGGTAATTTTAATAGTAaccatttttttattggttttgtgATGAAATGTAAGTTTAATCCGGTTAATGCAGGCCGGGTTGGAAGGTGAAAAGAAAGAGGTGTACACTGAGGAAGGATCTAAGAAGGTGCAATGGGAGAAAGATGGTGAACGTAAGCCTCTTATATGGTACAAGGTAAATAACTCTCAACGTTGCTTAATCATGATCCATGTCTACACACAAATACTTGTCTCAACCAATGATGGATTTTGCAGACCTACTTTGAGACACCAGAGGGAGAGAACACGGTCGCGATTAGGATGAAAGGAATGGGAAAGGGACTGATTTGGGTGAATGGCAATGGCGTAGGGAGATACTGGATGTCTTTCCTTTCTCCACTCGGAGAGCCAACTCAAACAGAGTATGCTTTTAGAACATGACTTGTgagacaaacaacaaaaacaattcgAGACTAAACCTAACCTATCTATGGTGGACAGGTACCATATACCGAGATCTTtcatgaaggagaagaagaagaagaacatgctGGTGATCCTCGAGGAAGAACCAGGGGTGAAGTTAGATGCTATTGATTTCGTGTTGGTGAATCGAGACACAATCTGTAGTTATGTCCGGGAGGATTACCCTGTATCGGTGAAATCGTGGAAGAGAGAAGGGCCAAAAATAGTTTCGAGAAGCAAAGACATGAAGCTGAAGGCGGTGATGAAGTGTCCTCCGGAGAAACAGATGGTGGCAGTAGAGTTTGCAAGCTTCGGAGATCCCACAGGAACTTGTGGGAACTTTACAATGGGGAAGTGCTCTGCATCTAAGTCAAAGGAAGTAGTGGAGAAGGTAATGTCTGATGACTGAAGCATCTTAGTTAATTAtgagttttgtttggttgattgattgattttgtgTTAAATTTATGGAACAGACGTGTTTGGGGAAGAACCGTTGTTCGATAGTCGTAGCGAGAGAGACGTTTGGGGACAAAGGGTGTCCGGAGATAGTGAAGACGTTGGCAGTGCAGGTCAAGTGTGAGAAGATAcaaggaaaagaagatgataagaagaagaagaagaaagaagataaagaggaagaggaagaggacgatgaagagcaagacgacgacgacgaagaagaagaagaagacgaggaagaggagaaagaaaaagagaacaaagatgTCACTGCCTTGAATTTTTATCAAGACACGTAAACAAGACTTGTCACTGCCTTGAATTTTTTATCCTATCttttttggttcattttatTAGAAAGACGAATTATTTACTTGCTTATCGCAtgtggttttttgttttgttcaattaATTATAGCTTGCGATGATGCAGATGCTTTTTACACTTGCCCATTACGTTTCcagaattatattttcttttgctaattaattttcttttttcactctTATTCTTAGGATTCCTTGTTTTGCTTTGATTTCTTAAGGGTTTATGAGAGCTGACTACTAGGCGGGCTTTGCCTAATTTTGACTTTTACAAGAGATTCGGAAACTCAACTGAGCTTAAGGAACACGAGTTAGGGTTTGAATTACTATCAGAAAGTTAACTAACGTAGAGAAGGAGAGGAGATTGGTTGATGAGGCATGAAGAAATTCCCGTCATTCTTGAAAGTGAATTTGCCTCTCTGCAACACTTGCCTCTTTTTGGAGAGCTGAATTAACTTTACGAAGAAGACTTGGTGTctttgggtttgttgtttttcatGTCAAACTGTTCTATATATAATCTGACCTTATATAATGAAGCTTATATAAAAACTGTATATATAACTCAGTGTTTAACATATTCAAAGTGCCGTCCATATTCTAGTTTTTTGCTGATGCGGAATCAAACTTGAGTTTCGATCAAAATGATGTGATCGATCTTTTACAGAGAGGAGAAaagttaaaagataaaaattctataaaaaaaacttgagaagaaaaaaaaaaggaaaagataagcctatcatctttctttatcTACTACATACAGTAATGGCGCCTTCTGCAGAGCCTGCAAAGACAAAATTTACATCACAAGTCACAACCCTATGTCCCTCCCCTATGTCCCTCCGCTACAAAAGTCTCCGGGAGAACAAAGGTTTCATCAAGTGCAGTCACCTGGCTTTTGGGGCATCTTCGGCTTTTGTCAGAtcataaaaacccaaaaagcaGAGAATCAAAATCAGTCTTCCCATGTAATGTACAGAGAGGGGAAAAGAAACGGAGCGATCTGCTGCTTATGAGAGGTCAAACGATCCTTGCCCTTCATTGATAGCGTAGAGCAGTTTCTTGTACATGATTTCCTGTTTCAGATACATACAACTCGTCAGGGtcaccaacaacaaccacaGTAACATCGTCTCAAGGGAGATATATACAAAGAGACATGACTCACCTTAGTGGAATAAGGAGGGAGCTTCAGGTAGTTTGCGCAAGTCATGACACTGGGCAAATCATCATCTGCTGTCTCCGAAGCCCCTGCTCCGTTGACTGCTGCACTTGAGGTCGATGAGTGCTGAGCAGCCAATAAGACACAGCAATTTTAGAATCGCATAGAAAATCAATACATAACAACGCAACGTCAGCAAGATACCAATCCCATCTGAAAAACGCTTGCGaatgcaaacaaaaacaacaaggaGTGTCTgctcttacaaaaaaaagagcaaaagacTTTGCCCACACATAGATGCCTTCCGACATATGCTTGGTGGATAAAATTGAACATGACTTGGGACCGGTTGCCTAAATTACAAAAATGACTCACAAATAAGTAaggctattttttttttttttacctttctcACAATCGTGAGCTTTGGGTTCAGAACAGCTAAGCCACCAGGAGGAAGCCTAGGAGCTCCAGTTACGAATTGGCAGAAAGCCCTCTGCTGATCTGCTGTTAGTTCTCCCATGATCTCCAGTAACTACAGTGTGGGGTGAAAATCAGAATCACAAAGGAATCAACAGTTCAGAAGCGTAAGTATAGTACGATATGGTTTCTAACAACTCAATGGATAGAGAAAAGTAACATACGTTAATGATTGCCGGACTTTTGGCAGTATACCCGTGATCAAATTTGATATGTTCACCAAGAGTCTCCGTCTgcaagaaaataagat
The sequence above is a segment of the Camelina sativa cultivar DH55 chromosome 10, Cs, whole genome shotgun sequence genome. Coding sequences within it:
- the LOC104716140 gene encoding beta-galactosidase 14; the encoded protein is MKVLIFRVGETIKTSEIKMKSRTRYLIAILLVISLCLEASHGRGEYDDKDEEKKKGVSYDETSLIINGKRELLFSGSVHYPRSTPEMWPSIIDKAKAGGLNTIQTYVFWNVHEPEQGKYDFSGRFDLVKFIKLIHEKGLYVTLRLGPFIQAEWSHGGLPYWLREVPEVYFRTDNEPFKEHTERYVRKILGMMKEEKLFASQGGPIVLGQIENEYNAVQLAYKENGERYIKWAANLVESMKLGIPWVMCKQNDAPDNVINACNGRHCGDTFKGPNRHDKPSLWTENWTTQFRVFGDPPTHRTVEDIAFSVARYFSKNGSHVNYYMYHGGTNFGRTSAHFVTTRYYDDAPLDEYGFEKEPKYGHLRHVHRALRLCKKALFWGQLRVQKLGPDTEVRYHEQPGTKVCAAFLSNNNTRETNTIKFNGQDYVLPSRSISILPDCKTVVYNTAQIVAQHSWRNFVKSEKTTSEGLKFEMFHENIPSRLGGDSLIPGELYYLTKDKTDYAWYTTSIKIEEDDLPNKKGSKTILRVASLGHALIVYVNGEYAGNAHGSHEMKSFVFEKPVNLKTGDNHISILGVLTGLPDSGSYMEHRYAGPRAVSIIGLKSGTRDLTENNEWGHLAGLEGEKKEVYTEEGSKKVQWEKDGERKPLIWYKTYFETPEGENTVAIRMKGMGKGLIWVNGNGVGRYWMSFLSPLGEPTQTEYHIPRSFMKEKKKKNMLVILEEEPGVKLDAIDFVLVNRDTICSYVREDYPVSVKSWKREGPKIVSRSKDMKLKAVMKCPPEKQMVAVEFASFGDPTGTCGNFTMGKCSASKSKEVVEKTCLGKNRCSIVVARETFGDKGCPEIVKTLAVQVKCEKIQGKEDDKKKKKKEDKEEEEEDDEEQDDDDEEEEEDEEEEKEKENKDVTALNFYQDT